The following coding sequences are from one Collimonas arenae window:
- the phnD gene encoding phosphonate ABC transporter substrate-binding protein, translating to MFAKLFSGVAMAMLAVTASVAHADDAKVLNFGIISTESSQNLKQDWQPVLDEMSKRIGIKVNGFFASDYAGIIEGMRFGKVQMGWFGNKSAMEAVDRASGEVFAHVVNPDGTSGYYSLVGVSKDSPYKSIDDILKNSKSLTFGIGDPNSTSGYLLPNYYIFAKNNVDPKTAFKVIRTSNHEANILAVANKQIDSAVFASDTMDRIEERQPAVAKEVRIVWKSPLIAADPLVWRKDLPADTKAKIKEFFLSYGKTGPNAAQEKAQLAKLQYSGFAESNDAQLNPIRQLELFKQKGKIESDANLSAEEKKAKLDDINRKMSDLAKS from the coding sequence ATGTTTGCAAAATTATTTTCCGGCGTGGCCATGGCAATGCTGGCAGTGACAGCTTCGGTTGCTCACGCTGACGACGCTAAAGTGCTGAACTTCGGCATCATCTCGACCGAATCGTCGCAAAACCTGAAGCAGGACTGGCAGCCGGTGCTGGATGAAATGAGCAAGCGCATCGGCATCAAGGTCAATGGCTTCTTCGCTTCCGACTACGCCGGCATCATCGAAGGTATGCGTTTCGGTAAGGTGCAGATGGGCTGGTTCGGCAACAAATCGGCGATGGAAGCGGTTGACCGCGCCAGCGGCGAAGTGTTTGCACACGTGGTCAATCCAGATGGCACATCGGGCTATTACAGCCTGGTCGGCGTGTCCAAAGACAGCCCATACAAGAGCATCGACGATATCCTGAAAAATTCGAAAAGCCTGACTTTCGGTATCGGCGACCCGAACTCGACTTCCGGTTACCTGCTGCCGAACTACTACATCTTCGCCAAGAACAATGTCGATCCGAAGACTGCGTTCAAAGTGATCCGTACTTCGAACCACGAAGCCAACATCCTGGCTGTGGCCAACAAGCAGATCGATTCCGCCGTGTTTGCATCTGACACGATGGACCGTATCGAAGAGCGTCAACCGGCCGTCGCCAAGGAAGTTCGCATCGTCTGGAAATCGCCGCTGATCGCTGCTGACCCACTGGTATGGCGCAAGGATCTGCCAGCCGACACCAAGGCCAAGATCAAGGAATTCTTCCTGAGCTACGGCAAGACCGGTCCTAACGCCGCGCAGGAAAAAGCGCAACTGGCCAAGCTGCAATACAGCGGTTTCGCAGAATCGAATGATGCCCAGCTGAACCCGATCCGCCAACTGGAACTGTTTAAGCAAAAAGGCAAGATTGAATCGGACGCCAACCTGAGCGCCGAGGAAAAGAAAGCCAAGCTGGATGACATCAATCGCAAAATGTCCGACCTGGCCAAATCCTAA
- the phnC gene encoding phosphonate ABC transporter ATP-binding protein has translation MVEIKGLSKTFRGGFRALDNVSLSFDQGEMVALIGASGSGKSTLLRHISGLMSADASGGEIVIDGKSVQKDGIVDRNIRAVRANVGFVFQQFNLVGRLPVLTNVLTGGLSRIPLWRSCFKLFTAEEKALGLEALARVGISDHAYKRASALSGGQQQRAAIARTIVQKARIVLADEPIASLDPESARRVMQTLADVNQRDRSTVIVSLHQVDVALRFCPRTVALHKGRVVYDGPSSALTEPMLRELYGSEAEDILGGSNTLTRPAVAVPTPFDSIPALAVAA, from the coding sequence ATGGTTGAAATCAAAGGTCTATCCAAGACATTCCGAGGCGGCTTCCGCGCGCTCGATAATGTTTCCCTATCGTTTGACCAAGGTGAAATGGTGGCGTTGATCGGCGCATCCGGTTCGGGAAAATCGACGCTGTTGCGACATATTTCCGGATTGATGTCTGCAGATGCCAGCGGCGGCGAAATTGTCATTGATGGCAAGTCGGTTCAAAAAGACGGCATCGTCGACCGTAACATCCGCGCGGTGCGCGCCAACGTCGGTTTCGTTTTCCAGCAGTTCAACCTGGTTGGCCGTCTGCCGGTCCTGACCAATGTTCTGACCGGCGGCCTGTCGCGCATCCCGCTCTGGCGCAGCTGCTTCAAATTGTTTACTGCTGAAGAAAAGGCCCTGGGTCTGGAAGCGTTGGCGCGCGTGGGTATTTCCGACCACGCCTACAAACGCGCCTCGGCATTGTCCGGAGGTCAGCAGCAACGTGCTGCAATCGCCCGCACCATCGTCCAGAAAGCGCGCATCGTGTTGGCCGACGAACCGATCGCCTCGCTCGATCCGGAATCGGCGCGCCGCGTGATGCAAACGCTGGCTGATGTTAACCAGCGCGACCGCAGCACCGTGATCGTGTCGCTGCACCAGGTCGACGTGGCGTTGCGTTTTTGCCCGCGCACGGTGGCCTTGCACAAAGGCCGCGTTGTGTACGACGGCCCTTCCAGCGCACTGACCGAGCCAATGCTGCGTGAACTATACGGCAGTGAAGCAGAAGACATCCTGGGCGGCTCCAATACCTTGACCCGCCCAGCGGTAGCAGTACCGACGCCGTTCGACAGCATACCGGCACTCGCGGTTGCCGCCTGA
- a CDS encoding septal ring lytic transglycosylase RlpA family protein: protein MPFSHNRRRYSIAGYASTLLLSLILVGCGSSPKAPSASVPPTKTASSGNASRGIPALPAAGSGRGGYYKDDGPGDAIPEGLLDVPDAIPTVEPYSRTGNKPYVVFGKTYTPMTDDQPFKQRGIGSWYGKKFHKQKTSSGELYDMYKMTAAHPTLPIPSYARVTNLKTGAQVIVRVNDRGPFHSSRIIDLSYTAALKLGYLGSGSGELEVERLLPADIIAMNKQRQNGMPATASSQRQVQLEPVRDNSAPAIVTTEAVDMPVLTAQPLLLDPASSAVAPTAAPSMVQSDGDNTLASGFYLQFGAYAQQANAEGARSRLMQELSGLVTALNSVAVNGLYRLYAGPYANRSDADSILQQIRQRSNVNPIVVQR, encoded by the coding sequence ATGCCATTCAGCCATAACCGACGTCGCTACAGCATTGCTGGGTATGCAAGCACGCTATTGCTGTCGCTGATTCTGGTTGGCTGCGGCAGCTCGCCAAAAGCGCCGTCGGCATCCGTTCCGCCCACCAAGACAGCTTCCAGCGGCAACGCCAGCCGAGGAATTCCGGCATTGCCAGCGGCCGGCTCGGGGCGCGGCGGCTATTACAAGGATGACGGGCCGGGTGATGCCATACCGGAAGGTTTGCTCGATGTGCCCGATGCGATACCGACCGTCGAACCCTACTCGCGCACCGGCAACAAGCCTTATGTCGTGTTTGGCAAAACCTACACGCCCATGACCGATGATCAACCGTTCAAGCAACGCGGCATCGGCAGCTGGTATGGCAAGAAATTCCACAAGCAGAAAACTTCGTCCGGTGAACTGTACGACATGTACAAGATGACGGCTGCGCATCCGACCTTGCCGATTCCATCCTACGCCCGTGTCACCAACCTGAAAACCGGGGCCCAGGTGATCGTACGGGTCAATGACCGCGGCCCGTTCCATTCCAGCCGTATCATCGACCTCTCCTATACGGCGGCGCTGAAACTCGGTTACCTCGGTAGCGGCAGCGGTGAACTGGAAGTGGAGCGCCTGCTGCCGGCCGATATCATCGCCATGAACAAGCAGCGCCAGAACGGCATGCCTGCCACAGCGTCATCGCAGCGGCAGGTCCAGCTTGAGCCGGTCCGGGACAACAGTGCGCCGGCAATCGTGACGACTGAAGCGGTAGACATGCCAGTGCTCACGGCGCAGCCGCTGCTGCTTGATCCCGCATCTTCCGCGGTAGCGCCGACTGCAGCGCCGAGTATGGTGCAGAGCGATGGCGACAATACCCTGGCCAGCGGGTTTTACCTGCAATTCGGCGCCTATGCGCAGCAAGCCAATGCTGAAGGCGCTCGTAGCCGCCTGATGCAGGAATTGTCCGGCCTGGTCACCGCGCTCAACAGTGTCGCCGTCAACGGCCTGTATCGTCTGTACGCCGGACCTTACGCCAACCGATCCGATGCCGACAGCATCCTGCAGCAAATTCGCCAACGCAGCAACGTCAATCCGATTGTGGTGCAGCGCTAG